The DNA region AGCGCGGTAAAAAATCTCATCCTGTTAACCCAGAAACACCTCTGCAATCACGACCTGGTAATATGTAATGTATATATCTATCTTGTTTCTCTAATTATTTGACTTCACTGACTAACTCTTGATAATTAATTTCTGCAGGGGCTAGAACCTCTGATTTGGCAGTTAAGCAAAGTCCAGTTCAAGGGAAAGGTATCTCTTCACTTCTTGGTCAAGCCAGCAGCAGCAAGGCTACTCCAACAACTGCAAATCCCTTAATACCTCTTTCGTCTCCTCTTTGGAGTCTACCAACTCTCTCTGGTGATACCCTGCAATCTAGTGGTCTCACAAGAGGTTCTGTTGTGGATTATCCACAGCCGCTTGCTACATTGCATCCTTATCAATCTCCACCTGTGAGGAACTTTCTTGGACATAACACATCTTGGTTATCCCAAGCCTCCATTCGTGGACCTTGGATTAGCTCTCCAACTCCTGCGCCCAGCACCCATCTTTCTGCATCACCTGTCTTTGATACAATTAAGTTAGGTTCTGGCAAGGGATCTTCTCTGCCTCCTTCCTCGAGCATAAAGAATGTTACTCCTGGTCCTCCAGCTTCCAGTGCAGGTTTGCAAGGTATCTTTGTTGGGACTGCTTCTCTTTTGGACGTAATCAATGTGGCAGTATCACCTGCGCAGCATTCTTCAGATCCCAAGcccaagaaaaggaaaaaaggtGTGGTATCTGAAGATCTTGGCCAGAAGGCTCTGCAGTCATTGACTCCAGCAGTCAGTAACCATACATCTACTTCTTTTGCCGTTTTGACTCCTCTTGGCAATGTACCAGTTACTGCTGTTGAAAAATCAATTGTGCCTGTCTCTCCTCTAGATAATCAACCTGAAAATGATGGAAATGTTGAGAAGAGGATTCTATCAGATGAGTCTCTTATGAAAGTTAAGGAGGCTAAGGTATATGCAGAAGAAGCTTCTGCTCTTTCTGCTGCTGCTGTGAATCATAGCCTAGAGCTATGGAATCAGTTGGATAAGTATAAAAATTCTAGATTGATGCCAGATGTTGAGGCCAAATTGGCTTCGGCAGCAGTTGCAGTTGCTGCTGCTGCAGCTGTTGCAAAGGCAGCGGCTGCAGCTGCCAATGTTGCATCAAATGCTGCATTTCAAGCAAAACTGATGGCTGATGAAGCATTGATTTCTTCTGGTTATGAAAAGTCCAGCCAAAGTAACAAATTTTCTCTTTCTGAGGGTACAGGTAACTTGGGAAATGCTACCCCTGCTTCCATTTTGAAGGGTGGTGATGGCCCCAATAGTCCTATCATTGTTGCTGCGAAGGAAGCTGTTAGAAGGAGAGTCGAAGCAGCTTCAGCAGCCTCCAAAAGAGCTGAAAACATGGATGCCATTGTAAAGGCTGCTGAGCTGGCAGCAGAAGCTGTATCTCAAGCGGGAAAAGTTGTAACTATGAATGATCCCATACCATTAAGTGACTTAATAGAAGGTGGCCCAGAGGGATATTGGAAAAACCGAGTCTCTTCTCAGGAAGCTGGATTATTGAATGACTTGGCCAAAGGTCCAGTGAATATTGAGAATGTCGGAGATATTCCTGAAACTTCTCATATACATAACAGAGACATTTCATCTGGTGGTGATTCAGTTCCTATTAAGATAAACGAGAATAATTCAAGAGGTCCAAAAGGGCACAAAGTTTATGATTTAGTTAAGCCTGTTGATATGGTTTCTGGATCTGAGCCTGAAATATGGGCTCCTTCTTCCATTGTTAAAAATGGATCTGAAAATCTTGAGGAAAACAACTTCAAGGAGGGCTCTCTTGTTGAGGttgttgcatttttttttatgttgaatTAGTGAAAATAGGCAGATTAATGTCAATGGGTTCATTTTTCTGCCACCTACTATGGTGATGATCAGGCATAAGTTTTCAATTAAATTCGCGTGCATTccttacattttttaatttgttgctTTTAAATTAGATTTTTAGTTGACCCCACCTGATGGGAAAAGGCTTTGGTGATTGTTTTTGTtgcttttaaattaaaattttccgACTAATTGAAGCTATCATATGTATCAGGTTTTCAAAGATGAGGAAGGGTATAAAGCTGCATGGTTCGTTGCTAATATtttgagtttgaaggatgaTAAAGCTTTCGTATGCTACACATCGCTTGTACCTGTTGAAGGTTGGTAAAGCTTATGTATATTGTATTTTCTGAGAATGAAGTATCTTATTAACCATCCAGAAAAATTGACATGACTGTATTTCCAATTTCTGGATATTCATGGAAATTGGAATAGCCAATGGGTTTGAGGCTTTGAGCTAATTTGTGTGTACAGTTAGGAGGATTCTCTAAAAGGGGGATCATCAGAATGTTAATGCTATGTTAAAAAGCAAACTATATAACTGACTGGTATTTTCTGAATTTTTTATAAGTTAAGAAATTTGTTCAGAGTTGGGGCTCTGAAGAGTAAATAAATTTCAGATAAATCATAGAAAATTAGGTCTGTTGTCTGGGATGGCCTGTATTTATCTGGATGCCATTGAATTCCAGTGCTTTCTCTTTGAGATCTTTATTCAATAGTGTAATTTTGAGTATTAATTCACTATGCATGACAAAATTTGCTGTTTTATAGGTGCTGGGCCTTTAAAGGAATGGGTTTCACTTGAACATGATGGAGACAAACCACCCAGAATACGTACTGCTCGCCCTTTAACTAGTTTACAACATGAAGGAACAAGAAAGAGACGTAGAGCAGCTATGGGAGATTATGCATGGTCTGTTGGGGATAGAGTTGACGCATGGGTTCAAGAAAGGTATCCTTTCTGCTCAATATCTTTTTTATTAGCTTTTTATTAATGGCCATATCTTCCATACATTATTAAGCTTTTGTGTGTGGATATAGAATATAATCATTAATCACTGGCAGTTTACATATGTTCAATCATTTGTTGACTTATGAAAAATAGGGTTGTTTCATACTTTCTCCCGTTCTTCAACTATTTAGTTTTTAAGTTTTTGACAGAAGTATATTGAGTAAAGGGATTTTGGAGTATGtgtacagagagagagagatgactAAATTAGATAAATGCTAAAACGTGAACTAATtaccattaaattaaatttttagaaGCATAAATTTGTATGGACTTAAAAGTAATTTTTACCATAAAAAACTTAataggaaaatgaaagttttctAACATGGGAGCTTTTTTTATCAGCTGGCAGGAAGGAGTGATCACAGAGAAGAATAAGAAAGATGAAACGACATTGACTGTCCACTTTCCAGGTATGTATGTTATTTGATTAAACAATTTTTTGTGCTTAgcttcctttttctttctttaattttcttttaccaAATCATAGCATATCAGCATCTGATTCTTGGAAATATATAATCTGTTTGTTTTTTTGTAGGTAGCGGAGAAACATCGGTTGTTCGAGCCTGGCATCTCCATCCATCCCTTATTTGGAAGGATGGGAAATGGATTGAATCTTCCAAGGTGGAAGCAAATGACCGTTCTACACATGAGGTACTTTGTTTTGAGCTTCATATGATGTTCCAACCTTCGTGTCTGTCTGTGCTAAGATTTTATGTTTTGTACACAGGGTGATACACCAAATGAAAAACGACCGAAGATTGGTAGTAATAAAGTAGAGGTGAAAGGGAAAGTCAAGTATTCAAAAAGTAGTGATGGTGTGGAGTCAGCAAACACTGATGAGACAAGATTACTTAATTTGACTGAAAATGAGAGAGTTTTTAACATAGGTAAGAGCAGCAAGAATGAAAGTAAACAGGATCCGCACAGAATGGCGAGGACTGGTCTTCAGAAAGAAGGATCAAGAGTGATCTTTGGGGTTCCTAAGCCTggaaagaaaaggaaatttaTGGACGTGAGCCAGCATTATGTTGAACATGGGAAAAACAACATTAATGATAGAAGTGATTCAGTTAAAATTCCAAATTTATCAGGATCCCTAGTATGGAAAAACAGTTCCAGAAATGATACCAAAGAAAAACATGGAGCCTCCAAGCCCAAGACCAAGTTTGGAAAACCAGAGAGTGTTTTGGGTAGAGTGATCCCACCAAAAGACATTTCTTTGTCCAATGCATCTTCTACCACCACCGATCTGACAGGTCAAACAGAAAGGACCATGGATTCTTCAAATCATTTAAAAAGTGCTTCACAGAGTGAAAGTCAGGTGGAGAGAGCACCTGATGGAGCAACAGAAGGAGCAATCTTGTTTTCATCGCGGGCTACATCAAGGGATGCTCCTCCGACTAAAAAGGTGTCCACATCAAGAGCAAGTAAAGGAAAGCTTGCACCTGCCGGTGATAAGTTGGGCAAGGGTGAGGTGGAAAAGACTATAAATGACAACCCCTCAAAACCAACATCTGATGTTACTGCTCAACGAAGATCCAATCGCAGGATCCAGCCAACTTCAAGGGTAAGTTCTACAACAGAGTGATACACTCACAAACACATAAAATTTTAACTAGAAAgccattttcatttttcacggCCTTTGAAAAACTGCATTATATGTAAGGCTTTTTGTTTTGAATCtgatgtggtggtggtggttcttgGTGGCAGCTGTTAGAAGGATTGCAGAGCTCTTTGATCATCTCAAAGATTCCTTCATTTTCACATAATCGTAATACTTCCAAGGGTGAGCATCCATGCCTTCCTTGGTTACTAATTTCGAGTCAAGTACTTTTGTTGCCGGTTCAGTCTATTTCAATTATACACTTTAACTGATTCTGTGTAAGTTGTCACAGGTAATAATCAGGGTTGAACTGTAGGAGCTTCCAATGATGAGATGAAGTTTGGAACCAGCCCGTTGTTAGATGGCCGATGCACCAGCTTAGATgtgtatatttaattttataatagaGAACCTAGGAATGGAAATTCTTGCTTCCTTTAGGCAGTTAAGTAGATCTTGTCATATCGGTTTTAGTTTAATTTAAATGTATTTAACTCCCTTCGAATTTCTCCATGATGCATTGTTTATAGAGGTTTGATAATCAACTAGATGTGACCCATGCGTTGCGCGGGCGGATAACATGATTTGAGATCAGTTCTCTTTAAAAATGATATGCGATAATTTACTTATACATTTATCTGACATTTCAATTGTATGTTAACACATTTAGCTTAAGGttaggttcttttttttttgtcaaatagcTTAAGGTTACGTTGAAACTAGAGAAGTTTCGCATTGGTGGGTTGAACACAAAAAGTATGGCATATAAGCTTGAATATTGTAGTCCAAAATGTCTTCAGGCATTTTTGGAACCAACCGCACTATCACTTAGCCAATCATACTCTCTCAACCTAGAAGTACGTTTTTTTGTCAAACTTACAAGTATGTTTTGGAACACAAGTATTTTAATAATGTTCGTTTGTGATATTTTATCATaatttaacttttattgttGATTGTTTAATTAGGTACTTGTGATAGTAACGTTTTAaaatttggaggataaaattattaattaataattaatattagttaatattattagttttaatttttttaaatatacacCGAATCAAGCAGTTCAATTAGTGACTCACTGGTTTGACCAGCTGAGTTTTATAACATTGTGAAAAATGTTACCAACACTCACTTTAACACTCTTTTCAATACTCTTTCGTTCATTTGTTAAAATTCATGTGTTCACTAAATCATATGGgtcatatttttcaatttggtGGGGATGGGGATTTCACGAATTCTGACCAATAAAAGTTTGTTAAATGAGTGTTGGTCCCCTTTTACTTTTAGTCAAAACGGGCAAAATCATGGAACTCAATTTTGTCCCACGACAACATTACTTCTAAAGAACTTAAATACAATTCACAAACCACTTTATATCTATTAACATTTTGCAACGCGTTAATATCTCTAGGACCTAAACTGAGCCACTCACATGTGAACTGGACCCTCGATGATTTACAAATACAAATCGAGTGTGGAAATGGAGCCATTGCCCGAGCATTTCAGTTCCAATTTGACCTTCCCGATAGCGTTTACAGGCTAGGGAGCTCTAGTATTTTCCCCCCACCCCTGGTCCAAAGTCACTTACTTGATCATGTGTTGGCTCATTGAACGTGGGATTCAGCTTTTGCTGTGAGACACTCGTAATTATTGCAACGTGTTTAGGGAGACAGTATCCATGTTTGTATAGCGTTCTTCTTCATCCACATATGGTCTCTCACATATGCAAGAGTTTGGATATTCATGAAATTCACCTCGTCCCGGTCTCATCTCATCTGGCTCTCCCATAAATCCTCTTTGGCATGCCTTAACCTTTCTCGCGAAGGTATCCCACTCCATCTGATGCCTTCCCATGAACAGTGTGCTGAGCTTCTTTGCATTTGGCCTAATTGTTCTTTTGTGACCCATATATCTCCTGTTATAAACAAAGTGAAAGATTTAACAGAACGCCAAAAGTAAAaggttaaggaaaaaaaaagtttagtcAGGAAAAGCAATTACGACCCACAGGAAGCACATGGGCATGACAGCTCAAGACCCTGATCCAGCATACTTTAGCATCAAGCTTTGAATTTTCTCTTTGTTATAAAATGAAATGCAAATACAGGCTTTCAAGAAACCTCCTGAAGCAAGCTATTACAAATTTTTCtttagccaaaaaaaaaaaggaaaaaatgaaaCCAACTCACTTCTTTTTTGGTAAAAGAGGAATTTCAGTAAGGAAATTTAAATCTCCTCAATTGTTGATTATAGGGGAAAACAAATTTTGGCTGAACATTAGAACATTAATTGATTCTAGAATACAAGTATTAGCAAAGTAGTTGCCTTTTTTatcatacaagaaaagattgaCTTGAATGAACCCAACCTAATCTACTATCCATAACATATCAGATCAGGTTTTGTTATTTAGTTCAATGAAGGTGCCTAAGGTCTAAACAACATCTGAAAAATGGTCCCCACTCCGCAGTGAAGGGCATTGTCGGCTAAGCTAATAAGCAACGACTAATCTAACAAGGTTATGGTATGGGAACTATATTTGGTCATATATGATTCAACCTCAACTTTCATTGGAACTTAAGAAGGTAAGGCCCTATAACTGAACTTTGCTGAGTCCAAAATATACCAAATAAGCAATTGTTGATCCTGCTACAAGATCAACTGCTCCTCAATAATGTTCATGTCATGAGAGCTAGCGTCTAGAAGGCTAGAAGAATAGTGAGAAATATAATGTAAAATCATTCATATGTCTTTGTCCAATTAAAGGAACCagccaagaagaagaaaactggTAGTATTATTCAGTATAGAAAACTACAAGATGCTCTGAGTAATCAGAGAGTCCTAGGCACCTAGCTCCTCTCCCTAAAGCCCAATTACCAAATGTTTCAAAAAGATGATAACTCTCTGTAACTAACTCTCAAACTAAGTGAACTcccttaactaactaactaaaccCTGGGACGATGCGGGTACCTATCGttcaacagcttaagctttggGGTAGTTGGTTCATAACATAGCCAGAGCTTCTATGaccaagtggtctagagttTGATCCTTGTTACccccattattctaataaaaaaatgaattacaGCACAAGGTAAATGTGTTTGTCCATTGTTTACGCCGCTTCAAGCCCAGTGAGCTCTTGTGTGAgtgagaaatataatataaaaccattcatgtgtttCACTCAATAACTTAAGCTTTTGAAGACATTGTCTGTACCTGAATCCTGAACCAATTTTAACCCAGTCTATATCCTCTACACTGTTTCTTTCCACAATTCTAAAGTTCATTAGAGAATCTATCTTAATTTTTCTACAAGATTGCTAGCGAACAAGTATTGAGTAAATTACAATAAGTTTTCCCAACTTCAAGCCAAACCACAGCTCTCCCACATGTTCTCAAAATAGCTTAATAGTAAATAATGCAACACTAGGCACTTCATAATGGAACAATCATAGTTATAATTTTAGTTATTCCATTACTAGATGAAGATAATCCTTTCTTGATTGTGTTTAATGTGATTTTTAGAAGCCAGGGAGTCTGTTGATGAACTAAACAAACATAATGAGAACATCAGAGCAATTTTATATAGTCTTACCTTCGACCTGCAAGAATCTTGGCCATGTTACCATTGTTGTTAGTGATAAATACATCACTTTCATCACAAACAATGTAGTCAACAGCAGCAAGGCGGGATGAGAATTGAAGGAAAGGTTTCAGCTCTTCGTTAGCAAGCATCTCCTTTGTATACATGTTAGGGAAAAGATCTTTCAGAGGCTGCATAGTCTCATCCCCACCATATATTTCTCCTGATGCAACATAGAGGTATGTGTCATTTCTAAAACCAAGTGCCCTCAGCATCAAACCTACTTCATGAGGAGTAAGAGGACATTTGCCTCGCTTCCGTTCTCCATCTGGGCTTAAATCCTGTTTTGCCATTAAAAATAATTAGCCTCAAATTTGAGAAGTATTATGTTAGGACCCGAAAATCCTAACGTGGAGAAACGATAGAGAAAATAGGGAAAATGGGAATATTTTtggtattttattataaaagactggaaaataaagatagataagaaCTAAGAGGCTGGTTCCCCTTAGAACCAAGAGGCTGGTTCCTCTACAATAGGGCTGGTTCCCTTTACAACTCAATAATAATTTAATCCATAACTCTAACCTAAGGAGGgcactcctatttataataactaatCCTAATATAATTAATCCTAACATATTATATGGAAAAATAATCAGGTTATGTGTCACGAAAGAATGCAGGTTTCAaccaggcttgttaatagcgcgctatagcgcGCAATAGCCTATAGCGTAGCGGCCTGGGGGTTCaccgctactccactattcaccgctatTTGCGCTATTTTCCGCTATAGCGCCGCAATAGCGCTCgaaatagcgttttttgggcttgccgctacactacgctatccgccattaacaaccctggtTTCAACACCTTCAGAAAGTCAGCGCAGTTAAGAAAGGACAAAATGTCATTTCTTACTAGTTGAATGACTAAGATTTTATCACTAGAACTTAGAAGTCAATAGAAAGTAGTCTTACAGGTAACGTTGTCCACCTTTTTCTGATTTCACCAAGCTCATGTCTTTCTTTTTCTCCCCCACCAAAATAACAGCCTGAAAATGCTAGCATATCTGGTTCAAACCTGTCATAAATCAATCACGAATGCTGTTGTTAGTGGCAACTACCATGGAACCCCCTTGCATCCCAAATACTTTTGAAtgaaacaacaacaagaaactgTTATTAACTTATTGCTATTATTGAGTTGCATGAGAAAGTTGAATTTGAGAGGTCCCCTTCCGAAACCCCCCAACGTAGAAGTAAACAAATACTTCCAATTCAACATTTTGAAATAGTTCAAACAGTTATAATGATTCCAAATCTCAGACAATGTAAAGAAGTTGTGAAAAGGGAAACATCAAAGAAACCTCAAATGGACTGCTATAAAACGGTTTGCCATCTTTCGCATTCTGACAACAAGTTTTTCACCAAGTTCTTGTATAGGTTTTGTAAATCTCAAAGCATGAAAATTAACACGGCAACGTAGTTTCTGTAGCTCATCATCAAGGTTACTTGCAAGTCTATAGTCAAACTTG from Lotus japonicus ecotype B-129 chromosome 2, LjGifu_v1.2 includes:
- the LOC130741051 gene encoding O-fucosyltransferase 29-like yields the protein MGVGTGKVRRFFNLLSNLPLLPHPENNDKRKQHQHVCWRSTTTMQFQQRKPISWSVVCGLMLFGLGLISLLTGHMASDLEWYSQRLVQRTFYSRTDGSYRAPIDIWKSQYAKYYYGCSDRGRHFTPAVRERMSTGYLLIATSGGLNQQRTGITDAVVVARILNATLVVPELDHHSFWKDDSDFINVFDVDWFISYLAKDVTIVKRVPDKVMRSMEKPPYTMRVPRKSEPDYYLDQVLPILLRRQVVQLTKFDYRLASNLDDELQKLRCRVNFHALRFTKPIQELGEKLVVRMRKMANRFIAVHLRFEPDMLAFSGCYFGGGEKERHELGEIRKRWTTLPDLSPDGERKRGKCPLTPHEVGLMLRALGFRNDTYLYVASGEIYGGDETMQPLKDLFPNMYTKEMLANEELKPFLQFSSRLAAVDYIVCDESDVFITNNNGNMAKILAGRRRYMGHKRTIRPNAKKLSTLFMGRHQMEWDTFARKVKACQRGFMGEPDEMRPGRGEFHEYPNSCICERPYVDEEERYTNMDTVSLNTLQ